DNA sequence from the Alphaproteobacteria bacterium genome:
TCAATCTGGCCACGGCGCTTGCCGCCGTCGGGATGAGGGTTCTGGTGGTCGATCTCGACCCGCAGGGCAACGCCTCCACCGGCTTTGGCATTCCGCGCGCGGAAAGGCTGCGCGGCGGCTATGAAATCCTGTTCGACGAACTGACCGTCGAAGATGTCGCGATGCCGACGATGATCCCCAATTTGTCGGTGGTCGCATCCTCCGCCGACCTTGCGGGCGCGGAAATCCAGCTGGTCAACGAGCCGCGTCGCGAGAACCGGCTGCGCGAGGCGCTGAACCGCAGCGCCAAGAATTTCGACTATATGCTGATCGACTGCCCGCCTTCGCTCAATTTGCTGACATTGAATGCCCTGGTCGCGGCGGATGCCGTGCTGGTGCCGATGCAGGTCGAGTTCTACGCGCTCGAAGGCGTCAGCAGCCTGATGCAGACCATCGAGGCGGTGCGCGCCCGCTTCAATCCGGCGCTCGACGTGCACGGGCTGCTGCTGACGATGTTCGACCGGCGCAACGCGCTCAGCGAGGCGGTCGCGACCGACGTGCGCGCTCATTTCGGCGACAAGGTTTACCGCACCGTGATCCCGCGCAATATCAAGATTTCCGAAGCGCCGTCTTATGGCAAGCCGGTACTGCTCTATGACATCAAATGCACGGGCAGCCGCGCTTATATGTATCTCGCCAGCGAAGTCCTGCAGCGGGAAAAAGAAATCGGCGCCATGCAGGCGGCGGCATGAGAAGAAATGTCAAATTTGAGAAGAAGGGTGGTTCGGGAACCCTTCTCCCCTCTGGGGAGAGGAAGCAAAAACTTGGGCTTGCGTCTTCGCAAGCCCTTAGTTTTTGCAGGTGAGGGGGTTTGATTGTGACGACCTCCATGAAAAAAGAAAAAGCACCCGCGTTGCAAATTGCACGTGCGCGGCATCTCCGGCGTGACGACCCCATGGCCGAAAGAATTTTGTGGAATGCCCTGCGCAAGCAATGTGATGCGACGGGTTTGAAGTTTCGACGCCAACATCCGATTGCGCATTACATTGCCGATTTTGCCTGCGTCCGACATCGGCTGGTCATCGAGATCGATGGATGGCCGCATGATAGCAGAGTGGCCTATGATGCAAAACGCGATATAGTTCTTACAGCCCTTGGCTGGCGTGTAGTGAGATTTTCCGACGTGGACGTGAAGGGAAATCTAGAAGGTATCGTGGAGACGATTCTTAAAATGACGCAAGCCCCCTCACCTGCGAAAACTAAGGGCTTACATAAGAATGTAAGCCCAAGTTTTCGCTTCCTCTCCCCAAGGGGAGAAGGGCATCAAGCTTTCACCACCAGTTCGTATTATTTGGAGTAATATGCATGTCCGACTTCAATAAATCCGCCGCTTCGCGGCAGGCCATTCCGCAAAAACCCGCGCCGCTGGGACGCGGGCTGTCGGCGCTGTTCGGAGATTCCGACTCAAGCTATCAGCCGCAGGCGGCGCAGCCGAAAGCGCCGGAGCAGGGGCAGAAGAAGCTTTCCGTGGCTTCGTTGCAGCCGGGCAAGTTCCAGCCGCGCCGGCATTTCGATGAAACCGCGCTGAAGGAGCTTGCGGGATCGATCCGCGAGCATGGCGTGCTGCAGCCCTTATTGGTGCGCTCAATAGGCGGCGAACGCTATGAGATCATCGCTGGCGAGCGGCGCTGGCGCGCGGCGCAGATGGCGGGCGTCCATGACGTGCCGGTCGTGGTGCGCGAGCTTGCCGACATGCAGGCGATGGAAATCGCGCTGATCGAGAATATCCAGCGGCAGGACCTTTCGCCGCTCGAAGAAGCCGAAGGCTATCGCCGCCTGATCGAGGAATTCAGGCATAAGCAGGAAGAGCTGGCGAAAATCGTCGGCAAGAGCCGCAGCCATGTCGCCAATATGATGCGGCTCCTCGGCTTGCCCGACGAGGTCAAAGCGATGCTGAACAGCGGCGAGCTGACCATCGGTCATGCGCGCGCGGTGGCGGTCGCCGCCGATCCGGCGGCGCTGGCGCGCTTCATCGTCGCCGAGAAATTGAACGTGCGCGACGCCGAAGCCCTGGTGCGCCATCCGGACGCCCAAAACAGAACCGCGAAATCCGCCGCGAAAATTCCCGCCGCGCGCGGCGCGGATATTCTGGCGCTGGAAAAGGAACTGACGCTGGCGCTCGGCCTCAAGATCAAGCTCGCCGCCAACCGCGACGGCAGCGGCAGCGTGACGATCGCCTATAAGGATCTGGATCAACTGGACGGCGTACTGGAAAAGCTTCGCGGCTAATCGGGAAGGGCAGAAACCATGAACAAATATCTCACCGTCGAACGCCGCCCCGGTTCGGTTATGGCGCTTGATTTTCCGCCGGAACTCGACACCGACGCGAAAAAGCTTTTGGGCACGCTGTGGCGCGAAGGGCAGCAATGCGTCGCTGCCATCGTTGGTCACATGGACATGCCGCGTCAGCGGGTGGAAGCCGCCTTGGCGGAGATGGAGGCGGCGGGCCGGGTGATCGTCGCCCGGCAGCCGGGCGAGAATCCGGCCTTACATATGTGCCAACTGGTCAGGCCGCCGTCATGGCCGGAAAAAGCCGGACGATGGATCAGCAGCGCCGTGCGCTCGCTCACGGCGGGTTAGCCTTATGAGACAGAGCAATTTGGTGAGCGCGGCATTCGCTGTCGCGGCGACGCTGTTTTTCAATCCCAAGGGCTGCATCGAGTATGTGCAGGGGGATTATTGCGTGCCGGTAGAGGGCAGAAGGATTCCCAAAATCGCGTCGGGCTATAACCGCTTCGTCAATTGGGCGCTGCTGCGGCATATCCATGAGCCGCTTTGTCCGGTTCTCAAAGATGACGTGACCAAGAGCATCAAGCGCTCGGTCGATGAAATCGCTGGCGACGAAAAACCGCTTCCCGCGCCTTTGCCTCCGGCCAATCCCAGGCAGAGCACGAAACCCGCCGCTCATGCCCCCTAGTGATGGGGTCCGCCCCATGGAAAATCTGGCGCTTTATATCCACTGGCCGTTCTGCCTGAGCAAATGCCCGTATTGCGATTTCAATTCCCATGTGCGGGAGTCGATCGATCAGGATGGCTGGCGCGGCGCTTTGCTGCGCGAGCTGGATCATTATGCCGCGCTGTTGCCGGAGCGGCGGGTGACCTCGATATTTTTCGGCGGCGGCACGCCGTCCTTGATGGAGCCGAAGACGGTCGCGGCATTGATCGAGCGCGCGGGCACGCATTGGAATTTCGCCGAAGATATTGAAATCACGCTGGAGGCCAATCCGACTTCGGTCGAGGCGGGGAACTTCGCCGCGCTTGCAGAAGCGGGCGTCAACCGGCTTTCGCTCGGCATTCAGTCATTGGACGATGCGGCGCTGAAATTTCTCGGCCGCCAGCATGACCGGGGACAGGCGCTCGCCGCCGTCGATATCGCCGCGAAATATTTCCCGCGCTTCAGCTTCGATTTGATCTATGCCCGCGCTGGGCAAAGCCTCGACGAATGGGAGCAGGAATTGAGGGCCGCGCTGCCTTATATTCGCGGCCATATGTCGCTCTATCAATTGACCATCGAGGAGAACACCGCCTTTCATACCCGCGCCGCGCGCGGCGAGCAGCTTGCCGCCGCGCCCGATATCGCCGCCGAAATGTTCACGATGACGCAGGCGATCATGGAGGATGCCGGAATGCCCGCCTATGAGATTTCCAATCATGCGGCGGCGGGGCAGGAATCGCGGCACAATCTGACCTATTGGCGGTATGACGATTTCATCGGCGTCGGTCCTGGCGCGCATGGGCGCTATAAGGCGGCGGACGGCTTGCGCTATGCCAGCGTGGGGCGCAAAAGCCCGGAGCCATGGGCGGCGCAGGTGGCGGCGGAAGGCCATGGCGTGCAGGCTTTGACGGCGGTGGATGACGGCGCGGCGCGGCAGGAGGCGCTGATGATGGGGCTGCGGTTGAAATCCGGCATCGCGCGCGATTCATGGCGCAAGAAATTCGGCGGCGACGTCACGGAATTTCTTGCAGCGGAAAAGCTGCGCAAGCTGCAGCATGAAAATATGCTGCGGCTTGACGAGGATGCTCTGGCCGCGACGACGGACGGCGCGATCAGGCTCAATGCGGTGCTGAAATATCTTTTGAATTAAAGGCTTAATGACGGAGCGCGGCGGCGCGAGGGCATCGGCGCGGGCCTTACGGCTTTAGGCGAGAATAAAAAGGCCGGCGGCGGCTTGCGGCTTGCATATTTGCCAAGCCCTTCGAAAGACGGCATGGCCATGGCCATGATATCGAAAATCGAATCCACCTGAGCCGCCGGCTGTAATATCGCGTACTTATTCATAATGATGCTGTTCCTTCGTTATAAGAACAGCATAGGCGCGCGCGATTAACCGGGACTGAATATTGTATTGCAATTGATTGATTTTATTTGGTTATTCAGGATTTTAGTCAAATGCCGTAGGTTTCTCGCCAACTCAAAAACATCAGCGCGGTCCATAGCCGGTGATGATGATTGCCGCGCCCGGCGAGATGACTTTCCCAGGCTTCGCGGATCGGCGCTGGATTCAGCCCGGCGCGCACCAGCATTTCGGGCACGAGCATATCCGCCGCCCAGGATTTCAGCGGGCCACGCAGCCATGCGGCTAGCGGCACGCCGAAGCCGCTTTTCGGACGCTCCAGCAAGGCGCGCGGGATGTGGCGATAGGCGATTTCGCGCAATATGCGTTTCGTCACCCCGCCTTGCAGTTTATAAGAACGTGGCAGCGTCAGGGCGAATTCGATGATCCGGTGATCGAGCAGCGGCACGCGCACTTCGAGCGCCACATCCATGCTGGCGCGATCGACCTTGGTCAGCACGTCGTCATGCAGATAGCCGAGCATGTCCCATAGCTGCATCGCGCAAACCGGATCGGCGGGCGCGGGCCTGGCGAGCGCCAGCGTTACAGGCTCGCCGCCGGCGACGACGGTTTCCGGCTCCTGCCACCAGCTTACCAGATGCCGGTAGGCCGCTGCGGCATCGCCGCCGCCGAGCGCGGCGAATTTCACCAGTTTGTCGCCGAGCTGCGGGATGCGCATTCTTGCCGGAAGCATAGTACCGAGGCGGTTCATGGTCTCGGCGGGAATCGCGGCGCACAGGCCCGCGAGATGCTGCCTTGCCGCCATCGGCCAATTTTCCATCCGCGCCATCGCCCGGTAGCGGTTATAGCCGAGGAAGCCTTCGTCGCCGCCGTCGCCCGACAGCGCGACCGTGACATGCTCGCGGGCGATTTTCGAGACGAGATAAGTGGGGATTTGCGACGAGTCGGCGAACGGCTCGTCATAGATATGCGGCAGGCGCGGGATGACGGCGCGGGCGTCCGCTTCGGTGACATAGGCCTCGGTATGCGCCGTGCCGAGATGCGCCGCGATTTTCTTCGCCGCCGGGGCTTCGTCGAAATCGCGGCTCTCGAAGCCGATGGAGAAGGTGCGGATCGGCCGGGCGCTTTGGGCCTGCATCAGCGCGGCAACGGTCGAAGAATCGATCCCGCCCGACAGCAGCGCGCCGAGCGGCACGTCGGCGAGCATCTGCCCGCGCACGGAATCTTTCAGCAGATCATACAGCGCGTCCGAGGCTTCGCCGAAGCTCATGGAGTTCGTCACGCCGTGCAAACCCAGCCCTTGCAAATCCCAATAGCGCGTCAGCGCGGGCGCGCGGCCCGGCTCGATGATCAAATAATGCGCGGGCGCGAGCTTATGGACGCCGGTGAAAATGCTGCGCGGCGCGGGGACGTTCCCGGCTCGGAAATAATGCGTCAGCGATTGGCGGTCGATATCGCGGGGGCAGTCCGGATGCCGCGTCAGCGCGCGCAGTTCGGAGCCGAACAGGATTTTGCCGTTCGCTTCGGCCCAGTAAAGCGGCTTGATGCCGAGCCGGTCGCGGACGAGGGCGAGCTTGCGCGCGCGGCGATCCCACAGCGCGAAGGCGAACATGCCGTTGATCTTTTGCAGGGTCTTATCGAGGCCCCAGGCCGCGACGGCGGCCAGCAGCACGGCGGTATCGCTGCCGCCCGCGATAACGCGCCCTTCGGCGCGAAGTTCAGCGGCAAGTTCGGGGAAATTATAAATCTCGCCATTATAGACGATCACATAATTGCCGTCGGCGCCATGCATCGGCTGCGCGCCCGCCGGACTGAGATCGATGATGGCAAGGCGGCGGTGGGCGAGCGCGATCCCGGCTTCGGCGTCGGCCCAGACGTCGCCCGCGTCCGGGCCGCGATGGCGCAGCGAATCGCCCATGCGGGAGGCGGTTTGACGCAGATCCTCCGCGGATGTCGCCTGCCTAAGATCGAATATGCCCGCGATGCCGCACATCAGCGCTGCGCCGCGGCGATGGATTTGATGGTCTTGATCATCGCGGCGAGGCCGTTGCTGCGGCTGGGCGAAAGATGCTCGCCAAGGCCCACGGCGGTGACGAAGCGAGGCTCGGCCCTGGAGATAGCCAACGGCGGCTGACCAGAAAAAATCCGCAGCAGCAGCACGATAAGGCCGGAGACGATGGCGGCGTCGCTGGCGGCGTC
Encoded proteins:
- a CDS encoding ParA family protein, translating into MTVLPAADNAEDGADFRPQHCRVFAIVNQKGGVGKTTTTVNLATALAAVGMRVLVVDLDPQGNASTGFGIPRAERLRGGYEILFDELTVEDVAMPTMIPNLSVVASSADLAGAEIQLVNEPRRENRLREALNRSAKNFDYMLIDCPPSLNLLTLNALVAADAVLVPMQVEFYALEGVSSLMQTIEAVRARFNPALDVHGLLLTMFDRRNALSEAVATDVRAHFGDKVYRTVIPRNIKISEAPSYGKPVLLYDIKCTGSRAYMYLASEVLQREKEIGAMQAAA
- the asnB gene encoding asparagine synthase (glutamine-hydrolyzing), producing the protein MCGIAGIFDLRQATSAEDLRQTASRMGDSLRHRGPDAGDVWADAEAGIALAHRRLAIIDLSPAGAQPMHGADGNYVIVYNGEIYNFPELAAELRAEGRVIAGGSDTAVLLAAVAAWGLDKTLQKINGMFAFALWDRRARKLALVRDRLGIKPLYWAEANGKILFGSELRALTRHPDCPRDIDRQSLTHYFRAGNVPAPRSIFTGVHKLAPAHYLIIEPGRAPALTRYWDLQGLGLHGVTNSMSFGEASDALYDLLKDSVRGQMLADVPLGALLSGGIDSSTVAALMQAQSARPIRTFSIGFESRDFDEAPAAKKIAAHLGTAHTEAYVTEADARAVIPRLPHIYDEPFADSSQIPTYLVSKIAREHVTVALSGDGGDEGFLGYNRYRAMARMENWPMAARQHLAGLCAAIPAETMNRLGTMLPARMRIPQLGDKLVKFAALGGGDAAAAYRHLVSWWQEPETVVAGGEPVTLALARPAPADPVCAMQLWDMLGYLHDDVLTKVDRASMDVALEVRVPLLDHRIIEFALTLPRSYKLQGGVTKRILREIAYRHIPRALLERPKSGFGVPLAAWLRGPLKSWAADMLVPEMLVRAGLNPAPIREAWESHLAGRGNHHHRLWTALMFLSWRETYGI
- a CDS encoding DUF559 domain-containing protein, which translates into the protein MKKEKAPALQIARARHLRRDDPMAERILWNALRKQCDATGLKFRRQHPIAHYIADFACVRHRLVIEIDGWPHDSRVAYDAKRDIVLTALGWRVVRFSDVDVKGNLEGIVETILKMTQAPSPAKTKGLHKNVSPSFRFLSPRGEGHQAFTTSSYYLE
- a CDS encoding ParB/RepB/Spo0J family partition protein, which gives rise to MSDFNKSAASRQAIPQKPAPLGRGLSALFGDSDSSYQPQAAQPKAPEQGQKKLSVASLQPGKFQPRRHFDETALKELAGSIREHGVLQPLLVRSIGGERYEIIAGERRWRAAQMAGVHDVPVVVRELADMQAMEIALIENIQRQDLSPLEEAEGYRRLIEEFRHKQEELAKIVGKSRSHVANMMRLLGLPDEVKAMLNSGELTIGHARAVAVAADPAALARFIVAEKLNVRDAEALVRHPDAQNRTAKSAAKIPAARGADILALEKELTLALGLKIKLAANRDGSGSVTIAYKDLDQLDGVLEKLRG
- the hemW gene encoding radical SAM family heme chaperone HemW, giving the protein MENLALYIHWPFCLSKCPYCDFNSHVRESIDQDGWRGALLRELDHYAALLPERRVTSIFFGGGTPSLMEPKTVAALIERAGTHWNFAEDIEITLEANPTSVEAGNFAALAEAGVNRLSLGIQSLDDAALKFLGRQHDRGQALAAVDIAAKYFPRFSFDLIYARAGQSLDEWEQELRAALPYIRGHMSLYQLTIEENTAFHTRAARGEQLAAAPDIAAEMFTMTQAIMEDAGMPAYEISNHAAAGQESRHNLTYWRYDDFIGVGPGAHGRYKAADGLRYASVGRKSPEPWAAQVAAEGHGVQALTAVDDGAARQEALMMGLRLKSGIARDSWRKKFGGDVTEFLAAEKLRKLQHENMLRLDEDALAATTDGAIRLNAVLKYLLN